In Eulemur rufifrons isolate Redbay chromosome 3, OSU_ERuf_1, whole genome shotgun sequence, a single window of DNA contains:
- the DGAT1 gene encoding diacylglycerol O-acyltransferase 1 isoform X2 codes for MCHRLQDSLFSSDSGFSNYRGILNWCVVMLILSNARLFLENLIKYGILVDPIQVVSLFLKDPYSWPALCLVIVANVFAVAAFQVEKRLAVGALTEQAGLLLHTANLATVLSFPAAVALLVESITPVGSVLALMVHTILFLKLYSYRDVNLWCRSAKAKAAPSGKKAGGPAAQRIVSYPDNLTYRDLYYFLFAPTLCYELNFPRSPRIRKRFLLRRLLEMLFFTQLQVGLIQQWMVPTIQNSMKPFKDMDYSRIIERLLKLAVPNHLIWLIFFYWLFHSCLNVVAELMQFGDREFYRDWWNSESVTYFWQNWNIPVHKWCLRHFYKPMLRRGSSKWMARTGVFLASAFFHEYLVSIPLRMFRLWAFTGMMAQIPLAWIVGRFFRGNYGNAAVWLTLIIGQPVAVLMYVHDYYVLNYEAPTAVA; via the exons AT GTGCCATCGCCTGCAGGATTCTTTGTTCAGCTCCGACAGTGGCTTCAGTAACTACCGTGGCATCCTGAATTGGtgtgtggtgatgctg ATCTTGAGCAATGCACGGTTATTTTTGGAGAACCTCATCAA GTATGGCATCCTGGTGGACCCCATCCAGGTGGTGTCTCTCTTCCTGAAGGACCCCTATAGTTGGCCTGCCCTGTGCCTAGTTATTG TGGCCAACGTCTTTGCTGTGGCTGCGTTCCAGGTTGAGAAGCGCCTGGCGGTG GGTGCCCTGACGGAGCAGGCGGGGCTGCTGCTGCACACAGCCAACCTGGCCACTGTTCTCAGCTTCCCGGCGGCCGTGGCCTTGCTGGTTGAATCCATCACTCCAG TGGGTTCCGTGCTGGCGCTGATGGTGCACACCATTCTCTTCCTCAAGCTCTATTCCTACCGTGACGTCAACCTGTGGTGCCGCAGTGCCAAGGCCAAGGCTG CCCCCTCAGGAAAGAAGGCTGGCGGGCCTGCTGCCCAGCGCATCGTGAGCTACCCGGACAACCTGACCTACCGTG ATCTCTACTACTTCCTCTTCGCCCCTACTTTGTGTTATGAGCTCAACTTTCCCCGCTCCCCCCGCATTCGGAAGCGCTTTCTGTTGCGACGACTCCTTGAGATg CTGTTCTTCACCCAGCTCCAGGTGGGGCTCATCCAGCAG TGGATGGTCCCTACCATCCAGAACTCCATGAAACCCTTCAAG GACATGGACTATTCACGCATCATTGAGCGCCTCCTGAAGCTGGCA GTCCCCAACCATCTCATCTGGCTCATCTTCTTCTACTGGCTCTTCCACTCCTGCCTGAACGTCGTGGCTGAGCTCATGCAGTTTGGAGACCGGGAGTTCTACCGAGACTGGTG GAACTCCGAGTCTGTCACCTACTTCTGGCAGAACTGGAACATCCCCGTGCACAAGTGGTGCCTCAG ACACTTCTATAAGCCCATGCTCCGACGGGGCAGCAGCAAATGGATGGCTAGGACAGGGGTGTTCCTGGCCTCGGCCTTCTTCCACGAG taCCTGGTGAGCATCCCCCTGCGAATGTTCCGCCTCTGGGCCTTCACGGGCATGATGGCTCAG ATCCCATTGGCCTGGATTGTAGGCCGCTTCTTCCGGGGCAACTATGGCAACGCGGCCGTGTGGCTGACGCTTATCATCGGGCAGCCAGTGGCTGTGCTCATGTATGTCCACGACTACTACGTGCTCAACTACGAGGCCCCAACAGCAGTGGCCTGA